DNA sequence from the Brachybacterium sp. P6-10-X1 genome:
GGTCAGGGTGCGGCCCCGGGTGAACGGGGTCCGGGCCCGCAGCAGCCCGTCCTGCGACCGCAGACGGACGCCGCGCAGCGTTCGGCCGTCCACGGTCAGGGGGCCTGTCGCGGTGGTGCCGTAGACATCGTGGACCCGCCCGTGGAAGTGGCGGGCGAGATCCGCCCGCAGGGTCTCCGGGAGCAGGTCGGTCCCGGAGACGATGCGGGGGATCCGCAGCGGGCGATGGCCCCCGAACTCGATGTCCGCGTGCAGGAGGTCCTCCAGGTGCACGGGCACCCCGGTCAGCAGCGACGGAGGCGCGCGGTGCAGCAGGGCGATCCGCCGACTCGCCGACAGATGGGTGAGGTCCACCAGCGGTGCACCCAGCGCGAGGGCGCCGAGTGCCACCAGCAGTCCGTGCCGGTGCACTCCCGGGGCGGCGCTGGCCACCCGTCGGCCCGGACGCAGACCGGTGCGTCGCGCCAGGTCCACGAGGGTGGCGAGCTGGGTGGGCGACAGGGCCCCGCGATGCAGTGTGCTGGCCCCGCCGACGGTGCCCCGCGAGCGCACGTCGAGGGTTCCGTCGCCGGCCAACGCCTCCAGCAGCACCTGCCGCAGCGCGGCGTCGGGCGGCAGGACGCGCAGACCCCGGGTGGGGGTGTGGCGCGCGGCGCGACGCGGGCGGTGCCCGAGCAGATGGACCTGATCGAGCAGCTCGGCCGCCGTCAGCTCCCCGAAGCGGTCGACGAGCACCACGCTCCCGGGGCGCAGCGCCACCCGGGCACGCAGGGCGGCGGAGGTCCGCAGCAGGTCGATCACAGCCACCGTCCCCCGGTCACCAGGAACCGCGGCGGTACGCGCCCGGGTAGAGCGATGCATCACGCACCCCGAGCTCGTGGGCGGCGCGCTGGGGCCATCCCGGCTCGCGCAGGGCGGCACGGCCGACGGCGACGAAGTCGGCGTCCCCGCGGTCCAGGATCGCCTGGGCTCCGGCCGGGTCGGTGATCAGCCCGACGGCGGTGACCGGCAGCGAGACGGCCTCGCGCAGGGTACGGGCGAAGCCCACCTGGTACTCGGGGCCCACGGCGATGTCCGCGATGACGGCGCCGCCGGTCGAGACGTGCAGGGCGTCGACCCCGACGGCCTCCAGCTCCCGGGCGAGCTCGATGGACTGCGAGATGTCCCAGCCGCCGTCGAGCCAGTCCGTGGCGCTGATGCGCACGATCACGGGCCGGTCGGCGGGCCACTGCTCGCGGACGGCGGCGGCGATCTCTCGGGCCAGGCGGCGCCTGCCAGGGCCGTCCCCGCCGTAGGCGTCCTGACGGGTGTTCACCAGCGGCGAGAGGAACTCGTGGACGAGATAGCCGTGGGCGAAGTGGAGCTCGAGGGCGTCGAAGCCGGCCTGCTCGGCGCGACGCGCGGCGGCCACGAACTCCTCGACCACGCGGGAGATGTCCGCGGTGCTCAGGGCGTCCGGGGCGTCCAGGCCGGGGAACGGCTCGGCGGTGGGGCCGACGGTCCGCCAGCCGGACGCGAACTCGGGGATGGTCCCGCGCCGCGCCGAGTATGCGGGCAGGGCCGGCCAGGTGGAGGCCTTGCGGCCGGCATGGGCGAGCTGCACCGCGGCGGCCGAGCCCTGTCGGTGGCAGAAGTCGGTGATGCGTGACCAGGCACCGGTCTGCTCGTCGTTCCACAGGCCGGTGTCCCGCGGACTGATGCGCCCGGTGGGAGTGACGGCCGTGGCCTCGGTGATGACCAGGCCGAAGCCGCCGGCGGCGCGGGCGCCGAGATGGACCAGGTGCCAGTCGGTCGGGACACCGTCCTCCGCCTCGACCATGTACTGGCACATGGGGGCCAACCACATGCGATTGCGGAGCTCGAGGTCGCGCAGGCGGGCCGGCGCGAGCAGCGACGGCGGGGCGGTGGCGGGATCTCGGTCCATGAGTCCTCACGGTAGTCCTCCGGCCTGCGCGGGCGAGCGATCGACCACGACGGGGACCGCAGAGGTGATGCAGGTCGACCCGTCGTCCATGCGCGGTCGACAGGCAGCCATGGCGCACAGGGGGCAAGAATGCTAGCATCCGAGAATGGTAGAAAGCGCCGATCCTCCCCTCCCGCCCCGCAAGGTGCAGTTCAACGTGTATCTGCCCCAGGACCTCGTGGTCGCGGTCAAGCACCGCGCGATCGACGAGTCCGCCAGCCTCAGCGCCCTCGTGGAGGCCGCGCTGCGGCAGTACCTCGCCCCTGCCCCATCCCATCGCGACGACGCCTGAGGAGCCCGTCATGACCGAGCACACCACGCCCGCCGAGAGCACCATCGGGACCGAACATCCTGCCCCCGCCGAGCACCCGATGCGGACCGAGGTCGCGACCGCCGCCGGGTCCGCGGCGACCGTCACCGTCTTCCCGCTGCGGTTCACAGACGATCCGGCCGCCCTGATCGCCTTCCTGTGCACCCTGGGGATGGCGCCACTGATCACCATCGAGGGCGAGGGCTTCGCCGACCTGGTGGCCGGGGGAGGTGGTCGGGTGATGGTCCATGCCGCCGCCGGCTCGGCGTCTCTCGCCCCGGCGGGGGAGACGCAGCTGAGCACCGCCGTGGCCTCCGCCGACGCTGCGGCCGAGAGGCTGCGGGAGGCCGGGCTGGAGGTGACGGTCTGGGACGAGAGCTACGGCCGCCAGGGGAACATCACCGGTCCGCACGG
Encoded proteins:
- a CDS encoding AMP-binding protein, translated to MAVIDLLRTSAALRARVALRPGSVVLVDRFGELTAAELLDQVHLLGHRPRRAARHTPTRGLRVLPPDAALRQVLLEALAGDGTLDVRSRGTVGGASTLHRGALSPTQLATLVDLARRTGLRPGRRVASAAPGVHRHGLLVALGALALGAPLVDLTHLSASRRIALLHRAPPSLLTGVPVHLEDLLHADIEFGGHRPLRIPRIVSGTDLLPETLRADLARHFHGRVHDVYGTTATGPLTVDGRTLRGVRLRSQDGLLRARTPFTRGRTLTTDRGRIDPDGTVLVTGRTDGAVPAGGMIQDPGAVARLLRAQPGIAAVQLRMVPGERSGSCAIAEVTLAPGMPVGLAPGPEELRALVRDRLGAASVPSEVRLSSPER
- a CDS encoding NADH:flavin oxidoreductase/NADH oxidase, with translation MDRDPATAPPSLLAPARLRDLELRNRMWLAPMCQYMVEAEDGVPTDWHLVHLGARAAGGFGLVITEATAVTPTGRISPRDTGLWNDEQTGAWSRITDFCHRQGSAAAVQLAHAGRKASTWPALPAYSARRGTIPEFASGWRTVGPTAEPFPGLDAPDALSTADISRVVEEFVAAARRAEQAGFDALELHFAHGYLVHEFLSPLVNTRQDAYGGDGPGRRRLAREIAAAVREQWPADRPVIVRISATDWLDGGWDISQSIELARELEAVGVDALHVSTGGAVIADIAVGPEYQVGFARTLREAVSLPVTAVGLITDPAGAQAILDRGDADFVAVGRAALREPGWPQRAAHELGVRDASLYPGAYRRGSW
- a CDS encoding CopG family transcriptional regulator, whose protein sequence is MVESADPPLPPRKVQFNVYLPQDLVVAVKHRAIDESASLSALVEAALRQYLAPAPSHRDDA